The following proteins are encoded in a genomic region of Gossypium hirsutum isolate 1008001.06 chromosome D05, Gossypium_hirsutum_v2.1, whole genome shotgun sequence:
- the LOC107904906 gene encoding agamous-like MADS-box protein AGL11 isoform X2 yields the protein MGRGKIEIKRIENTTNRQVTFCKRRNGLLKKAYELSVLCDAEVALIVFSTRGRLYEYSNNNIRSTIERYKKACSGTSNTNTVTEINAQYYQQESAKLRQQIQMLQNSSRHLMGDSLSSLTVKELKQLENRLERGITRIRSKKHEMLLAEIEYFQKREVELENESVCLRAKIAEIERVEEANMVTGAELNAIQALASRNFFTPNVIERGTPTPYSHHDKKILHLG from the exons ATGGGAAGAGGAAAGATAGAGATAAAGAGGATCGAGAACACCACGAATCGTCAGGTTACGTTTTGCAAGCGGAGGAATGGACTGCTGAAGAAAGCATACGAGCTGTCAGTCCTTTGTGATGCAGAAGTTGCTCTTATCGTCTTCTCCACCCGTGGCCGCCTCTACGAGTACTCCAACAACAA CATAAGATCAACAATAGAGAGGTACAAGAAGGCATGTTCCGGTACTTCAAACACAAATACCGTTACGGAAATCAATGCTcag TATTATCAACAAGAATCAGCCAAGTTGAGGCAGCAGATTCAAATGCTACAGAATTCTAGCAG GCATCTAATGGGAGATTCGTTGAGTTCCTTGACAGTGAAGGAGTTAAAGCAGCTAGAGAATAGACTTgaacgaggcattactagaatcAGATCAAAGAAG CACGAAATGCTGCTAGCTGAAATTGAGTATTTTCAGAAAAGG GAAGTTGAGCTGGAAAATGAAAGTGTATGTCTCCGAGCTAAG ATTGCAGAGATAGAGAGGGTTGAGGAAGCAAACATGGTAACAGGAGCAGAGCTGAATGCTATCCAAGCCTTGGCATCTCGCAATTTCTTCACTCCAAATGTGATTGAGAGAGGAACTCCCACTCCCTACTCCCACCATGACAAGAAGATTCTCCATCTTGG GTAG
- the LOC107904906 gene encoding agamous-like MADS-box protein AGL11 isoform X1 produces the protein MGRGKIEIKRIENTTNRQVTFCKRRNGLLKKAYELSVLCDAEVALIVFSTRGRLYEYSNNNIRSTIERYKKACSGTSNTNTVTEINAQYYQQESAKLRQQIQMLQNSSRHLMGDSLSSLTVKELKQLENRLERGITRIRSKKHEMLLAEIEYFQKREVELENESVCLRAKIAEIERVEEANMVTGAELNAIQALASRNFFTPNVIERGTPTPYSHHDKKILHLG, from the exons ATGGGAAGAGGAAAGATAGAGATAAAGAGGATCGAGAACACCACGAATCGTCAGGTTACGTTTTGCAAGCGGAGGAATGGACTGCTGAAGAAAGCATACGAGCTGTCAGTCCTTTGTGATGCAGAAGTTGCTCTTATCGTCTTCTCCACCCGTGGCCGCCTCTACGAGTACTCCAACAACAA CATAAGATCAACAATAGAGAGGTACAAGAAGGCATGTTCCGGTACTTCAAACACAAATACCGTTACGGAAATCAATGCTcag TATTATCAACAAGAATCAGCCAAGTTGAGGCAGCAGATTCAAATGCTACAGAATTCTAGCAG GCATCTAATGGGAGATTCGTTGAGTTCCTTGACAGTGAAGGAGTTAAAGCAGCTAGAGAATAGACTTgaacgaggcattactagaatcAGATCAAAGAAG CACGAAATGCTGCTAGCTGAAATTGAGTATTTTCAGAAAAGG GAAGTTGAGCTGGAAAATGAAAGTGTATGTCTCCGAGCTAAG ATTGCAGAGATAGAGAGGGTTGAGGAAGCAAACATGGTAACAGGAGCAGAGCTGAATGCTATCCAAGCCTTGGCATCTCGCAATTTCTTCACTCCAAATGTGATTGAGAGAGGAACTCCCACTCCCTACTCCCACCATGACAAGAAGATTCTCCATCTTGGGTAA